Within Alcanivorax sp. REN37, the genomic segment TGCGCCTCGGCGGACTGCTGAAAGTCGATGAACGCACGCTGGACGCAATCTTCGAGGAAATCCGCCAGCAACTGGAGGAAGAACTCGATTACCGCCAAGAAGCCCGGCACTTGACTGAGTTTCGCGCCTTCCACGCCGACCAGCCGTGGCTGGTGATTCCCACCGTGCATGAGGGCCTTAGCAGCGACCGCGTGCTGACGCTCAGCTTCGAGCCTGGCGACGACCTCGACCAGATCCAAAACCACCCGGACTACACACCAGAGCTGCGCAACCTGCTCGGCACGCGCCTGTTTGAGACCATCGGCCGGCAGATGTTCGAGCTGCGAGCGGTGCACTGCGACCCGCACCCCGGCAACTTTGCCTTCCGCGCTGACGGCAGTCTGGTGATGTATGACTTCGGCGCCATCAAACGCATCGACGTGGAAGACCTGCTGGCCATGCGGCGGCTGACCGAATGTGCTTACCGCGACGACATCGCCGGGCTGGAGGACTGCCTGCGCGGCCTCGGCGTGCGCAAATCCGGCGGCCCCGACATCCCCGATAGTTTCTACCGGCGCTGGATTAGCGCACTGCTGCCGCCGTTCGACAGCGCCGCGTTCGATTTTGCCGGTTCGATGCTGCATGTGCGGGTGGCAGAGCTGACCCGACAAACGCCCTGGAGCTATCTGGAGTCGTTCCAGCCCTCGGCGCGGCTGCTGCTGGTGAATCGGGTGCTCGGCGGCCACTACTGGACCATGGTGCGGCTCGGCGTCGTGGCCGGTTTCCGCCCCCAAGTGGAGGCGCTGTTTGCGTCACTTGATCGCTAACCACCGCCGCACCGCCGGTCCGCGGCGGTTGTGTCCGGCCCGGCGCCCGTTACCATGCACAGGGCCGTGACCGTTTGAGAATCAAGGAATGAGACCAACCGCCGCCGCAACCGGCGCTCTGCGCACTGTACTGCTACTGATGTTGTGCCTGCTCTGCGGCAGCGCTTTAGCCAGTGGCCCGACGCCGACCCAGCTGGCCGATACACCGCTGCCGCGCCAGCAACTGTCTGGCCCATTATGGTGGCTCAACAGCCCCACACCGTTAGACGCCGAGCAGGCGCTGAGACGTTTGCAGGACGGTTACGGCCGTATCCTCGATGCCACCTTCCCGGCGCTCGGCTTCCGCTCCAACACGCAGTGGTTCCTGCTACAGCTGGAACAGACCGGCGCCCAGCACGAATGGGTACTGCAGTTGGGCCGCCCTTATCTTGATCACGTGCGCCTGTATCGAGTGGAACAAGATCAACCCATTTTGCTGCACACGCTTGGGGGTGCCGAGCCGTTCCACGAGCGGCCTTTGGCTGATCGCAGTCTGAGCGTACCGCTGACACTGGCCCCCGGTCAGCACAGCTTCCTGCTAGCGGTAAAAACCGATACCGCCATCGACCTGCCAATCCGGTTGCTGACCCAGTCCGAGTTCGCACGCCAGCAATCCCGCGACGGTCTGCGCCTTGGCCTGTTCTACGGCGCCATGCTGATCATGGTGCTGTTCAATCTGTTCCTGTTCATGTCCAGCGGCGACCGCAGTTACCTCTACTATGTGGCACACTTGGCCAGCGTCGGCCTCAACCTGTTGACCCGCGACGGCCTTGCCTACCAGTACCTGTGGCCGGATGCGCCGCACTGGAACCACTACAGTCTGGTGCTGCTGAACGCGGTGGCGGTGAGTTCGTCGATTCTGTTCACCTCGCACTTCCTTGGCCTGTCCAAGGACCGCCCCGCTATTCACCGCCATGTGCTGCTAGCCGCCGGACTGGTGCTAATGGTGAGTTTCGCCGCACCGTTGGATTACAGCCTGGCACTGCGACTGAGCGCTCTGGTGGTGGTGATTTGGGTGCTGGCTGCCAACATATTGGCGATCCGGGAATGGCGGCTGGGGCAGCGCTCGGCAGGCTATTTCTTCAGCGCGTTCTTCGTGCTCGGGCTGTGCTCCACCCTGTACGTGCTCAAAGGCTTCGGCGTGCTGCCGGTGAGCACCTGGCTGGAAAGCGCTATGCAGTTCGGGCTGGCGTTACAGGCGCTGCTGCTGTCGTTCGCGCTGGCCGACCGCATGAACACGCTGACGCTGCGCAGCAATCGTGCCCAGCAGGCCGCCAACAGCGAGCTAGAAGAGCGGGTGCGCGAACGCACCCAGGCACTCAACACCGCGCTCGATGCCCGCAACCAGTTTCTGGCGGTGATGGGCCATGAAATCCGCACACCACTGAACGGCATCATCGGCACCCTCGACTTGCTGCGCGACACCCCGCTGACCAGCGATCAGGCCCGGCATTTGGGCATCATTGAGCAGTCCGGCCACAACCTGCTGACGCTGATCGACGACGTGCTCGATTACTCACGGTTGGAGGCCGGCAAAATGCCGATTCAGAGCGCCACTGTGGATCTGGCGACGCTGACCGAGGAATGCGTGCAGCTGTTCCAGTCCCGCGCCGCCCGCGACGGCAATCGCATCAGTCATTACCTGGCGCCGTCAGCGCTGCAGCCGGTGCTGGGTGACCCACTGCGGCTAAGGCAAGTATTGGTGAACCTACTCAGCAACGCAGTGAAGTTCACTGATCACGGCGAAATCTGGGTGCGCTGGTACCGTGATGAGCGGCGCCCGGAATTCATGGTGTGTGAGGTGGAGGATACCGGCATCGGCATTCCCCGCGAGCAACTGACCGAACTGTTCGAGCAGTTCCGCCAGGTCGACGGCTCCAGTTCGCGCCGGCATGGGGGCACCGGTTTGGGTCTGGCAATCTGCCGCCAAATCGTGGAAGCCATGGGTGGCGACATCAGCGTTGATTCAATTCCTCAGCGCGGCTCCTGCTTCACCTTCCGCGTACCGCTGCCGATTTCCCAAGCGATCAACCCCGTCGCTGACGATGAGCGCCCAGCCGGGGTGCGCAGCGCACGACTGCTGGTGGTGGACGACAACCCGATTAACCTGATGGTGGCAGAAGGGCTGTGTCGCAAATTGGGCCACGAGGTGGAAAGCGCCGACAGCGGCATGGCTGCCATCGATCGGCTGATGTCCAGCCGCTGGCCATTCGAAGTGATTCTGCTGGACTGTGAGATGCCTGGCCTGGACGGCTACGCCACCGCGCGGCGCATCATCGGTCTGCAGCAGCAGGGACTGGTGGCGCCGGCGCCGATCATTGCCCTCAGCGCCCATGCGCTGCCGGAAAAAGTCGCCGCCTGTTTTGACGCCGGCATGGTCGGCCACATCGACAAGCCGGTGACGCTGGCCAAGCTCGAGCAAGGGCTGCGCGCGGTACTAGCGCCGCCGCGGGCGCTGGCGGCCACCGCTCAGTCCAATTCGCGCAGTAACTGATCGACGAACAGCTCCAGCTGTTGCAGCGTGCGGCATGACACCGCCATGCGGCAGTAGGGTCGGTAGGCAGGCATTTCCGAGTCGCCACTGCCCCAGCGGTTGCGCGCCTCGGGGTTCAGCCACAGCACCCGGGCACTGCGTTCGGCAATGCGCGCCAGCCACTGCTGCCCGGCCGGCAAACCGTTGTTGCGGGCATCACCGAGGATGATCACCGTGGCATGGGGGTCCAATGCCGCTTGATGCTGCTGCCAGAATTGCTCCAGCATGCTGGCGTAATCGGTGCCACTGCCGGCGAAATCATCCAACACCCGCGCCACCGCCTGGCTAGCACTCAGTTGGCCATCATTGAAGTAATGCGTCACTTCCCCGGAGCGAGCAGCGAACGCGAACGAGCGCACCGCCGGCAACACGTCGTTGAGCGCGTAGAGGAACATCAGCAAGAACCGGCTGGCGGTGGCCACCGACGAGGACACGTCGCAAATCACCCATACCTTGGGCCGCCGGCGCGGACGCGCGCGCCATACCAGCTT encodes:
- a CDS encoding 7TM diverse intracellular signaling domain-containing protein, whose translation is MRPTAAATGALRTVLLLMLCLLCGSALASGPTPTQLADTPLPRQQLSGPLWWLNSPTPLDAEQALRRLQDGYGRILDATFPALGFRSNTQWFLLQLEQTGAQHEWVLQLGRPYLDHVRLYRVEQDQPILLHTLGGAEPFHERPLADRSLSVPLTLAPGQHSFLLAVKTDTAIDLPIRLLTQSEFARQQSRDGLRLGLFYGAMLIMVLFNLFLFMSSGDRSYLYYVAHLASVGLNLLTRDGLAYQYLWPDAPHWNHYSLVLLNAVAVSSSILFTSHFLGLSKDRPAIHRHVLLAAGLVLMVSFAAPLDYSLALRLSALVVVIWVLAANILAIREWRLGQRSAGYFFSAFFVLGLCSTLYVLKGFGVLPVSTWLESAMQFGLALQALLLSFALADRMNTLTLRSNRAQQAANSELEERVRERTQALNTALDARNQFLAVMGHEIRTPLNGIIGTLDLLRDTPLTSDQARHLGIIEQSGHNLLTLIDDVLDYSRLEAGKMPIQSATVDLATLTEECVQLFQSRAARDGNRISHYLAPSALQPVLGDPLRLRQVLVNLLSNAVKFTDHGEIWVRWYRDERRPEFMVCEVEDTGIGIPREQLTELFEQFRQVDGSSSRRHGGTGLGLAICRQIVEAMGGDISVDSIPQRGSCFTFRVPLPISQAINPVADDERPAGVRSARLLVVDDNPINLMVAEGLCRKLGHEVESADSGMAAIDRLMSSRWPFEVILLDCEMPGLDGYATARRIIGLQQQGLVAPAPIIALSAHALPEKVAACFDAGMVGHIDKPVTLAKLEQGLRAVLAPPRALAATAQSNSRSN
- a CDS encoding ABC1 kinase family protein, which produces MAKDDKASFRTTTTAGRLLRLTGMTTSIAGRVASHSVKGLFQSDASRERDREKLLRTIGTDIAQTLGEMKGAVMKVGQIASQMQDLLPPEVSEALQTLQKASPPMPYSVIRGQVRRELGADPDTLFASFSHTPFAAASIGQVHRAVTHDGSEVVVKVQYPAVKESIHSDLRQLRRLLRLGGLLKVDERTLDAIFEEIRQQLEEELDYRQEARHLTEFRAFHADQPWLVIPTVHEGLSSDRVLTLSFEPGDDLDQIQNHPDYTPELRNLLGTRLFETIGRQMFELRAVHCDPHPGNFAFRADGSLVMYDFGAIKRIDVEDLLAMRRLTECAYRDDIAGLEDCLRGLGVRKSGGPDIPDSFYRRWISALLPPFDSAAFDFAGSMLHVRVAELTRQTPWSYLESFQPSARLLLVNRVLGGHYWTMVRLGVVAGFRPQVEALFASLDR